In Bos mutus isolate GX-2022 chromosome 2, NWIPB_WYAK_1.1, whole genome shotgun sequence, one DNA window encodes the following:
- the RCC1 gene encoding regulator of chromosome condensation isoform X2 — MPPKRIAKRRSPPEDALPKSKKVKDPRNQAVRAVASRRVPGARSCQVSHRSHGTEPGVVLTLGQGDVGQLGLGENVMERKKPALVSIPEDIVQAEAGGMHTVCLSKSGQVYSFGCNDEGALGRDTSVEGSEMVPGKVDLQEKVVQVSAGDSHTAALTEDGRVFLWGSFRDNNGVIGLLEPMKKSMVPVQVQLSVPVVKVASGNDHLVMLTVDGDLYTLGSGEQGQLGRVPELFANRGGRQGLERLLVPKCVMLKSRGSRGHVRFQDAFCGAYFTFAISSEGHVYGFGLSNYHQLGTQGTESCFVPQNLTSFKNSTKSWVGFSGGQHHTVCMDSEGKAYSLGRAEYGRLGLGEGAEEKSVPTLIPRLPTVSSVACGASVGYAVTKDGRVFAWGMGTNYQLGTGQDEDAWSPVEMTGKQLENRVVLTVSSGGQHTVLLVKDKEQSW, encoded by the exons ATGCCACCCAAGCGTATAGCTAAGAGAAGGTCTCCCCCAGAAGATGCCCTCCCCAAAAGCAAGAAGGTGAAGG ACCCTCGTAACCAGGCAGTGAGGGCCGTTGCTTCCCGCCGTGTTCCAGGCGCCCGCTCCTGCCAAG TCTCCCATAGGTCCCACGGCACAGAACCAGGTGTGGTGCTGACACTGGGCCAGGGCGACGTGGGCCAGCTGGGGCTGGGCGAGAATGTGATGGAGAGGAAGAAGCCAGCCCTAGTGTCCATTCCAGAAGACATCGTGCAGGCTGAGGCTGGGGGCATGCACACTGTGTGCCTAAGCAAAAGTGGCCAG GTCTACTCCTTCGGCTGCAATGACGAGGGTGCTCTGGGAAGGGATACGTCAGTGGAGGGCTCAGAGATGGTCCCTGGGAAAGTGGACCTGCAAGAGAAGGTGGTACAGGTGTCAGCAGGAGACAGTCACACAGCAGCCCTCACCGAGGATGGCCGTGTCTTCCTCTGGGGCTCTTTCCGG GACAATAACGGTGTGATCGGGCTCTTGGAACCCATGAAAAAGAGCATGGTGCCCGTGCAGGTGCAGCTGAGTGTGCCCGTGGTGAAGGTGGCCTCGG GAAATGACCACTTGGTGATGCTGACAGTTGATGGCGACCTCTATACTTTGGGCTCCGGGGAGCAGGGCCAACTGGGCCGCGTACCTGAATTATTTGCCAATCGTGGTGGCCGTCAGGGCCTTG AACGACTCCTGGTCCCCAAGTGTGTGATGCTGAAATCCAGGGGAAGCCGGGGCCATGTCAGGTTCCAGGATGCCTTCTGCGGTGCCTACTTTACCTTCGCCATCTCCTCCGAGGGCCATGTATATGGCTTTGGCCTCTCCAACTACCATCAACTTG GAACCCAAGGCACAGAATCCTGTTTTGTACCTCAGAACCTAACATCCTTCAAGAACTCCACCAAGTCCTGGGTGGGCTTCTCCGGgggccagcaccatactgtctgCATGGATTCAGAAG gAAAAGCATACAGCCTGGGCCGGGCTGAGTATGGGCGGCTGGGCCTTGGGGAAGGTGCTGAGGAGAAGAGCGTACCCACCCTGATCCCCAGGCTGCCCACGGTCTCCTCAGTGGCTTGTGGAGCTTCTGTGGGGTATGCTGTGACCAAGGATG GTCGTGTTTTCGCCTGGGGCATGGGCACCAACTACCAACTGGGCACGGGACAGGACGAAGATGCCTGGAGCCCCGTGGAGATGACAGGCAAACAGCTGGAGAACCGGGTGGTCTTAACTGTGTCCAGCGGGGGCCAGCACACAGTCTTACTAGTCAAGGACAAGGAACAGAGCTGGTGA
- the RCC1 gene encoding regulator of chromosome condensation isoform X1, which produces MPPKRIAKRRSPPEDALPKSKKVKDPRNQAVRAVASRRVPGARSCQGACGLCSPVQKARPVSHRSHGTEPGVVLTLGQGDVGQLGLGENVMERKKPALVSIPEDIVQAEAGGMHTVCLSKSGQVYSFGCNDEGALGRDTSVEGSEMVPGKVDLQEKVVQVSAGDSHTAALTEDGRVFLWGSFRDNNGVIGLLEPMKKSMVPVQVQLSVPVVKVASGNDHLVMLTVDGDLYTLGSGEQGQLGRVPELFANRGGRQGLERLLVPKCVMLKSRGSRGHVRFQDAFCGAYFTFAISSEGHVYGFGLSNYHQLGTQGTESCFVPQNLTSFKNSTKSWVGFSGGQHHTVCMDSEGKAYSLGRAEYGRLGLGEGAEEKSVPTLIPRLPTVSSVACGASVGYAVTKDGRVFAWGMGTNYQLGTGQDEDAWSPVEMTGKQLENRVVLTVSSGGQHTVLLVKDKEQSW; this is translated from the exons ATGCCACCCAAGCGTATAGCTAAGAGAAGGTCTCCCCCAGAAGATGCCCTCCCCAAAAGCAAGAAGGTGAAGG ACCCTCGTAACCAGGCAGTGAGGGCCGTTGCTTCCCGCCGTGTTCCAGGCGCCCGCTCCTGCCAAGGTGCCTGCGGGCTGTGCTCTCCTGTCCAGAAGGCCCGACCAG TCTCCCATAGGTCCCACGGCACAGAACCAGGTGTGGTGCTGACACTGGGCCAGGGCGACGTGGGCCAGCTGGGGCTGGGCGAGAATGTGATGGAGAGGAAGAAGCCAGCCCTAGTGTCCATTCCAGAAGACATCGTGCAGGCTGAGGCTGGGGGCATGCACACTGTGTGCCTAAGCAAAAGTGGCCAG GTCTACTCCTTCGGCTGCAATGACGAGGGTGCTCTGGGAAGGGATACGTCAGTGGAGGGCTCAGAGATGGTCCCTGGGAAAGTGGACCTGCAAGAGAAGGTGGTACAGGTGTCAGCAGGAGACAGTCACACAGCAGCCCTCACCGAGGATGGCCGTGTCTTCCTCTGGGGCTCTTTCCGG GACAATAACGGTGTGATCGGGCTCTTGGAACCCATGAAAAAGAGCATGGTGCCCGTGCAGGTGCAGCTGAGTGTGCCCGTGGTGAAGGTGGCCTCGG GAAATGACCACTTGGTGATGCTGACAGTTGATGGCGACCTCTATACTTTGGGCTCCGGGGAGCAGGGCCAACTGGGCCGCGTACCTGAATTATTTGCCAATCGTGGTGGCCGTCAGGGCCTTG AACGACTCCTGGTCCCCAAGTGTGTGATGCTGAAATCCAGGGGAAGCCGGGGCCATGTCAGGTTCCAGGATGCCTTCTGCGGTGCCTACTTTACCTTCGCCATCTCCTCCGAGGGCCATGTATATGGCTTTGGCCTCTCCAACTACCATCAACTTG GAACCCAAGGCACAGAATCCTGTTTTGTACCTCAGAACCTAACATCCTTCAAGAACTCCACCAAGTCCTGGGTGGGCTTCTCCGGgggccagcaccatactgtctgCATGGATTCAGAAG gAAAAGCATACAGCCTGGGCCGGGCTGAGTATGGGCGGCTGGGCCTTGGGGAAGGTGCTGAGGAGAAGAGCGTACCCACCCTGATCCCCAGGCTGCCCACGGTCTCCTCAGTGGCTTGTGGAGCTTCTGTGGGGTATGCTGTGACCAAGGATG GTCGTGTTTTCGCCTGGGGCATGGGCACCAACTACCAACTGGGCACGGGACAGGACGAAGATGCCTGGAGCCCCGTGGAGATGACAGGCAAACAGCTGGAGAACCGGGTGGTCTTAACTGTGTCCAGCGGGGGCCAGCACACAGTCTTACTAGTCAAGGACAAGGAACAGAGCTGGTGA
- the RCC1 gene encoding regulator of chromosome condensation isoform X3: MPPKRIAKRRSPPEDALPKSKKVKVSHRSHGTEPGVVLTLGQGDVGQLGLGENVMERKKPALVSIPEDIVQAEAGGMHTVCLSKSGQVYSFGCNDEGALGRDTSVEGSEMVPGKVDLQEKVVQVSAGDSHTAALTEDGRVFLWGSFRDNNGVIGLLEPMKKSMVPVQVQLSVPVVKVASGNDHLVMLTVDGDLYTLGSGEQGQLGRVPELFANRGGRQGLERLLVPKCVMLKSRGSRGHVRFQDAFCGAYFTFAISSEGHVYGFGLSNYHQLGTQGTESCFVPQNLTSFKNSTKSWVGFSGGQHHTVCMDSEGKAYSLGRAEYGRLGLGEGAEEKSVPTLIPRLPTVSSVACGASVGYAVTKDGRVFAWGMGTNYQLGTGQDEDAWSPVEMTGKQLENRVVLTVSSGGQHTVLLVKDKEQSW, encoded by the exons ATGCCACCCAAGCGTATAGCTAAGAGAAGGTCTCCCCCAGAAGATGCCCTCCCCAAAAGCAAGAAGGTGAAGG TCTCCCATAGGTCCCACGGCACAGAACCAGGTGTGGTGCTGACACTGGGCCAGGGCGACGTGGGCCAGCTGGGGCTGGGCGAGAATGTGATGGAGAGGAAGAAGCCAGCCCTAGTGTCCATTCCAGAAGACATCGTGCAGGCTGAGGCTGGGGGCATGCACACTGTGTGCCTAAGCAAAAGTGGCCAG GTCTACTCCTTCGGCTGCAATGACGAGGGTGCTCTGGGAAGGGATACGTCAGTGGAGGGCTCAGAGATGGTCCCTGGGAAAGTGGACCTGCAAGAGAAGGTGGTACAGGTGTCAGCAGGAGACAGTCACACAGCAGCCCTCACCGAGGATGGCCGTGTCTTCCTCTGGGGCTCTTTCCGG GACAATAACGGTGTGATCGGGCTCTTGGAACCCATGAAAAAGAGCATGGTGCCCGTGCAGGTGCAGCTGAGTGTGCCCGTGGTGAAGGTGGCCTCGG GAAATGACCACTTGGTGATGCTGACAGTTGATGGCGACCTCTATACTTTGGGCTCCGGGGAGCAGGGCCAACTGGGCCGCGTACCTGAATTATTTGCCAATCGTGGTGGCCGTCAGGGCCTTG AACGACTCCTGGTCCCCAAGTGTGTGATGCTGAAATCCAGGGGAAGCCGGGGCCATGTCAGGTTCCAGGATGCCTTCTGCGGTGCCTACTTTACCTTCGCCATCTCCTCCGAGGGCCATGTATATGGCTTTGGCCTCTCCAACTACCATCAACTTG GAACCCAAGGCACAGAATCCTGTTTTGTACCTCAGAACCTAACATCCTTCAAGAACTCCACCAAGTCCTGGGTGGGCTTCTCCGGgggccagcaccatactgtctgCATGGATTCAGAAG gAAAAGCATACAGCCTGGGCCGGGCTGAGTATGGGCGGCTGGGCCTTGGGGAAGGTGCTGAGGAGAAGAGCGTACCCACCCTGATCCCCAGGCTGCCCACGGTCTCCTCAGTGGCTTGTGGAGCTTCTGTGGGGTATGCTGTGACCAAGGATG GTCGTGTTTTCGCCTGGGGCATGGGCACCAACTACCAACTGGGCACGGGACAGGACGAAGATGCCTGGAGCCCCGTGGAGATGACAGGCAAACAGCTGGAGAACCGGGTGGTCTTAACTGTGTCCAGCGGGGGCCAGCACACAGTCTTACTAGTCAAGGACAAGGAACAGAGCTGGTGA